The window GTACGAGGCCGACCCGTGCCAGATCAAGGAGCCAGGCACCTATACGGCCGTCCTCGACGGCACCTACCCGTTCCGTGGCACCCGCGCCGGCCTGGTCGTCCTCGACCGGGCCTCCGACGCCGGATGTGTGGCGACCGGGACCGGCCTGCACAGGGGCGAGTTGCGCACGGTCGGGCAGTACGACTGCCTGACGTTGGACGCTCCGCAGGGTGCCAGGATCGCCGCGCTCACCCCGCTCTCCACCTCCGGCGTGGACACCGACGTGGAGGTCCTCGACCGGGACGGCACACCCCAGTGCAGTTCGACCGAACTGTCCGGCGGCAACTGCGCGTTGACCGGTACGGCTCCCTACCGGACGCTGGTGCACGCCGAGGACGGCGGAGAGGGCGCCACCGGCCCGTACTCCGTCGCCCTGCACCGCACCGACGCCGCGAGCGACTGCCCCGTCCTGCCCGCGGGCAGCTTCACCGCCGGCGGGGCCAAGGCCACCTTGACCACCGGTGACGGCCTCTTCTCGCACTGCCTCAGTGTTCCGGCCGACGCCCACACGGCCAACGAGGTCTTCCAGCTGACCGCCACGTCCGGCGGTGCGGCCGCGAAGTTCTCGGTGCTGGACAGCGCCGGCAAGAAGGTCTGCGAGCGCGCTGCCGGCACCGACGGCTGGACGCTCTGCCCGCTGACCCCAGGTAAGGCCCACACCGTGCTCGTCACCGGAAGCGACCAGGCCGCCACATACACACTGGCCCGGCGTGACGTCACCTCGACCGCCTCCTCGGCAGGCTGCGCGAAGGCCCCCGTCGCGAAGGTCGGCGGCCCGTCCCTTCCCGGTGCGTACGGTGCTCCCGGCACCCTGAACTGTCACCAGGTCACCACCGACGCGGACACGGACGTCGTCCACCTCGATGTACGGGACAAGCTGGGCACCGCCAACATCGTGGTCTTCGGCGATGACGGCACCGCCGAGTGCTCCTTCCGCAACCGCTCCTGCGCGGCCACCGGATCCACCACGCACCAGGTCCTCGTGCAGACTCCCGCCACGCTGAAGGCTGCGCCCGAGTACCGCCTGGACGCCCTGCGCATCGCCACCGCGGACGGTCCTGCGCCGGAGTGCACCAAGGTCCCGTCCGTGTCGTACGGCTACGGGCCCGTCACCGGCACGCTCGACGAGTCGCACACCGCGGTGTGCGCGGTCCTGCCCACCGCCGGTTTCGACCGTTTCGACGCGGAGATCGCGGACACCTCCGGAGCCGTCACGACAGCGGTGCCCGCCCTCTACAACAGCGCCTGGAGCAACGGCTGTACGACGTCTCCCTCCGGCAGCCGCTGTTCGGTGGGCGGTTCGTCCTCGGCGGCCAGTCCGAGCGTGTTCGTGCTCGGACTGCCGGAGAAGGCGTCCAGCACCGCATACAGCGCCAAGCTGGCCTGTGCCTCAACGCTGTGCGGCACGGACAAGGTGGGCGTCACCGCGGTCGGCCCGGACAGCGGGGCCACCGACAGCAAAGTCACACTTACGGTGACCGGCACCGCTCTGCCCGCGAATGCCACCGTACGGTTGAGCAGGAGCGGCAAGACCCTGACCGCCACGACACTGTCGGTCTCCGCGGACAACCGGACCCTGACGGCGGCCCTGGACCTGACCGGCGCGGACACCGGTACCTGGAACGTCAGCGTTCTCACCACCTGCTGCGAGTACGCCCGCGGCACCTTCACCGTGACGCCTCGGCAGACCGGCCGGGCGGCCGCGAGGTGAGCCGACGCGGCTGACAGGACAAGGGGGTGGCCCGCAGCCGCCCCCTTCTCCCGTTCGGGCCACAGCGCCGACGAGCATGAGGCTCAGGACGGGCAGGAGGCTCGGACGGCACGCTGGCCCGTACCCGGTCGCGTACGAACATGCGCGCTGCGCCGCGTTTGAAATCAGCGGCACGGTAAACCCGGATGCCTTGACACAGCCTTTATACGACCAGCTGGGAGACACAGTCATGGGCATCATCGCCTGGATACTCATCGGTCTGCTCGCGGGCCTCATCGCCAAGGCGCTCATGCCGGGCAAGGACCCGGGCGGCATCATCATCACGATGCTCATCGGGATCGCCGGCGGCCTCCTGGGCGGCTGGCTCGGCAAGGTCCTCTTCGGCGTCGACTCCATCGACGGCTTCTTCGAGATCTCCACCTGGATCGCCGCCATCGTCGGCTCGATCATCCTCCTCGCCCTCTACCGGGTCATCACCGGAAACCGACGCCGCAGCCACGCCTGACCCCACACCACCCCATCGGCTCCGCCCTACACCCCAGGGCGGAGCCGATCGGTGTGGTTTCGGGTCAGCCGGATGAGTCGGCATCCCGCTCCCAGGGCGAGCCTCCGTAGCGGGTGGCCATCGCCGTGGCGCGGTCGTGCAGGGAGGTACGCAACGACGTCGGGTCCAGGGCTTCCGCGTCCATGCCGAGCTGCCACAGCGCCCATACGGCATGCCGGGAATCCTGAAAGGTAACCTCCAGCCGCAGCCAGCCGTCCGCGTCGGGGTCTTCCGCGCGGACAGCCAGTGCGGCGTCCAGCAGTTCCTCCCGCCGCGCCGGATTCACCCGTACCAGCACGGTCATGTGGTCACCGCCGGACAGAAACCGGGCGGAGCGTTCCCGCCAGATCCGGTCCAGATCGACCCGGTTGGGCCGCTGTGCCGCTTCGGGGAGTTCCTCGGCGGCCAACACCCGCGACAGCCGGTAGGTGCGGTCCGCGCCCGATCTCGTGGCCAGCAGGTAACTCCGGTCCCGGACGGTGACCAGGCCGATCGGGTCCACCGTGCGCCACTGTGGTTGCTGCCCCGTGGCCGCGTAGTGGATGCGCAGCTTGTGCCCGGCGAGCACCGCGCGTCTGACCTCGGTCATCGTGGTACCGGGCACCTCCTCGTCGACCAGCCGCCGTGAGAGCAGGTCGGTCTCCGGGTCGACGAGAAACCGCTGGGCCGCGTCGCCGGCGGAGGTCCGGTGGCCTTCGGGTAGCGCGTCGACCACCTTGCGCATGGCCGAGGCGAGCGCCGAGCCGAGACCGAAGACATGCTCGCCGCGCACCGATCCGGCGGCCAGCAACGCGAGAGCCTCGTCGTGGTTCAGTCCGGTGAGCTCGGTCTGGAAACCGGGCAACAACGCGAACCCACCGTGCCTGCCCCGTTCCGCGTAGACCGGGACGCCGGCCGCGGACAGTGCCTCGATGTCGCGCAGCACGGTGCGGGTGGACACCTCCAGCTCGCGGGCCAGCGTGTCCGCTGTCAGCCGACCGTGCCGGCGCAGCAACAGCACCAGCGAGATCAACCGGTCGGCACGCATGCCCGGACTTTAACGGGAATACATGACGGAGGGTGTCATGAATTCTTGGGAGGCTCATCGACACGACGTCACAGCGGGGCGGCTACCGAGCCGACGGACGTTCGTACTCCCGATTGGTCGAATGGAGCTGATGTGGCAGTGGAACGCGCGGCAGTCAACCCGGTGACGTGGTCCGTGGACTTGGGGTTCAACCAGGGGGAGGTCGTCTCCGGGCACACACGGACCCTGTACATCTCGGGGCAGACCGCGATGAGCGGTGACGGCAAGCCCCAGCACGACGGTGACATGGCGGCGCAGTTGACGCTGAGCATCGACAACCTGGAGGCCGTGCTCGGCGAAGCCGGCATGTCTCTCGCGAACCTGGTCCGGCTCAACGTCTACACGACCGACGTCGATCTGCTTTTCCAGCACTACGGCGGGCTGGCGGCGCGGTTGGGTGCCGCCGAGGTGGCACCGACATCCACGATGCTCGAAGTGACGCGACTGGCGATCCCCGGCCAGATGGTCGAGCTCGAAGGAACCGCCGTCGGGTGACGTGGCCTCCGCGGTCCTGCTACCCGTGCCGGGTCGACCGGCGCGGGTAGCAGGCAGGTCGTCAAGCACCCAAGCTCAAGAGGGTGACAACCGGCGTGTGGGCCTCGGCAGCGGGTGCCCGAGACGGGGGCCGGCCGCAGGCTGAGAAGCCGACCGGGCGGTAGCCGCGTGCGATCAGGGGTTGTGGAAGACGGAGGTGAACGCGCGGTCGAAGCGCCGCGCGGCCAGGTCCTCGCGCTGGATCACCCAGTGGACGGTGGAGCTCTCCCAGCCCTCGACGTCCATACCGGCATACCAGTCGGCCAGGAGCACCCAGTCCGAGACGTGAGCCGAAACCGGTCCGTCCCACCCGCCCGCCTCCGCCGCCCTCACTGCCCTGGACACGGCGACGGACACCGGGTCGGTGCAGATGGCCTCCTCGTCGGCGTATCCCCCGATCTGCAGCGGGCCTTCGGGGGCGATGTCGCTACGGGTCCTCCCCCAGGCCGCGACGAGTTCCTCGGAGCGGGGATGCCCGGGGAGCGGCCCGCTCCCCGGCTTCTCTGCGCATTCGACCGCGTGGTGCCAGGGCAGCGAAACGTCGGCCGTCGCCCTCAACGGCCCTTGCGGGAACGCCTTGAACATCGCTGCGTAGTCCTCGAAGTCGAAGGAGTTCCACGCGTCCCTGTCCCGCTCCGTCACGGCCGTACCGACGGGGACGTACACCACGCTGCCCATGGTTTCGGAATCGCCGGCGGCCTCAGGAAGGGCGAACAGGAGCAGGCGACCGTCGGGAGGCAGTGGAAGGTCCGTGGCGTCAGCGGGGAGAGCCGCGAGGTCGATCGAAGCGACGAAGGGGTGGGAGGGGTCCGGGATGTCGGCCGGGAGCATCAGCGGACCGCCGAACCGCCCCACGACCGGCCCGTCCCCGTCATCGTCCCGCCTCAGCGTCGCGCAGGGACGGGCGGTGGCCAACCACCGCTCGACGTCATCGGCGGGGATGCCCCGGGCTGTCGCCTCGTCGCGGAAAGGGCATAACCGGGCCCGCATCTCAGGTGTCATGGGCGAACCCTAGGCGGGAGGACTGACACCCGCTTCGAAGCCATGGCGGCTGCGGAGGAGCCGAGAAGGGGAGGAGGGACTCACTCAGCGCGGGAGGCGGCCGTCCACCACAGACGCACCTCCTTGCGGACGTCCGTCGGGCGCAGCTCCCAGCCCTGGGCCAGGGCCACCTCGGCGACGTACCGGCCACCCACACCACGGTAGACGGACACGGATATCTCGCACTCGACGGGAGGCCTCGTCTTCTTGGGCTCGGGTGGCGCCGAGGCCAGAGCCGTCCAGTGGGCGACCACCTTGTCGACCCGGGCCCGGTAGTACTCGGTATCACCCTCATGCCGCAGCTCCGGCCAGGTCACGAACCATGAGCCAAGGCCCGCGACCCGGGTCAGTGCCGTGTCCATCACCTCCCCGAAACCGCGCTCGTAGCGTGTACTGAACATGGCGATCACCTCCGTCAGCAGGGCCACGGCGATGAAGGCGAGCATGATGGTGAGACCTACCGCGCACAGCACCGGAAAGCACACCGCAGTCGCCATGAAGCGCAGCCTCAACTGCCACTTGGGGCGGACCGGTTCGGGGCCCCAGGTCGCGGGGTCTTCGTACTCGAGCATGACGGAGATCCTCCCCTACAGGACAGCCGGGCCGGACGGAACCCCCAGGTCACTCGCGACCACGGCCCGGAATCTGGTCACGTCCGGAGTCCGGGCGCGATGAGTTTCGTCGTGGTGCGCAGTCTGCATTCACACAACCGGGCAACCGCAACGAGGAGAGCGTCATGACCGCCACCTACACGTTCGATGTCTTTTCCAGCCTCGACGGCTTCGGAGCCGCGAGTGGCGACTGGACCGGCTACTGGGGCAAACAAGGGCCCGAACTGCTCGACCACCGCCTGTCCCAGTACGGCGAGGACCAGCGGATGGTCTTCGGGGCCAACACGTACCGGGCGTTCACACGGATGCTGGCCTTGAGCACCGAGGAGTCCGACGTGCGTGATCCATGGGTCACCCGGATGACGAGCCTGCCGGCCACGGTGGTGTCGACCACGCTGGAAGGACCTCTCGACTGGTCGGACGCGACCCTCGTGAGCGGCGACGCCGTCGATGTCGTGGCCCGGCTCAAGGAGGAGTCCGAGGTGCCGTTGCGCTCGCACGGCAGCCTGTCGATGAACCGGGCGCTGATGGCCGCCGGTCTGGTGGACCGTGTCCAGGTGACGCTCTTCCCGGTGATCACCGGTCAGACCGGGCTGGACCCGATCTTCCAGGGTGCCGCCGACTTCGACCTCGAGCTGATCGAGCATCGGACACTCGACGGCCGCACCCAGGAGCTCGTCTACCGGCCCACCCTGCATGCCTGAGCCCTGGCCACCGTCGCCGCGCTTCGCCCGCGGGCCGCTCGTACGGTCGGCCGGCGGTCACGGCGGTCACGGCGGTCACGGCCGGCGGTCACGGCCGGCGGTCACGGCGGTCACGGCCGCCGTACCGTGCTCGTCGGTCCGTCAGGGCATGCCCAGGCGCTGGCGGTAGGGCGGACGCGATGCAGTCGAACACCGCGTTGCGATCCACGGTGACCCGATCGGTGCTGTAGAAGCGCCCCTGGTCGCACAGGCCGTCGAACTCGGCGTTGTCTGCGTCGCTGCGGCGACGGAAGGCGTTCGAGGCAGTCCGGTC of the Streptomyces aurantiacus genome contains:
- a CDS encoding DUF1963 domain-containing protein, with translation MTPEMRARLCPFRDEATARGIPADDVERWLATARPCATLRRDDDGDGPVVGRFGGPLMLPADIPDPSHPFVASIDLAALPADATDLPLPPDGRLLLFALPEAAGDSETMGSVVYVPVGTAVTERDRDAWNSFDFEDYAAMFKAFPQGPLRATADVSLPWHHAVECAEKPGSGPLPGHPRSEELVAAWGRTRSDIAPEGPLQIGGYADEEAICTDPVSVAVSRAVRAAEAGGWDGPVSAHVSDWVLLADWYAGMDVEGWESSTVHWVIQREDLAARRFDRAFTSVFHNP
- a CDS encoding helix-turn-helix transcriptional regulator — its product is MRADRLISLVLLLRRHGRLTADTLARELEVSTRTVLRDIEALSAAGVPVYAERGRHGGFALLPGFQTELTGLNHDEALALLAAGSVRGEHVFGLGSALASAMRKVVDALPEGHRTSAGDAAQRFLVDPETDLLSRRLVDEEVPGTTMTEVRRAVLAGHKLRIHYAATGQQPQWRTVDPIGLVTVRDRSYLLATRSGADRTYRLSRVLAAEELPEAAQRPNRVDLDRIWRERSARFLSGGDHMTVLVRVNPARREELLDAALAVRAEDPDADGWLRLEVTFQDSRHAVWALWQLGMDAEALDPTSLRTSLHDRATAMATRYGGSPWERDADSSG
- a CDS encoding dihydrofolate reductase family protein, with amino-acid sequence MTATYTFDVFSSLDGFGAASGDWTGYWGKQGPELLDHRLSQYGEDQRMVFGANTYRAFTRMLALSTEESDVRDPWVTRMTSLPATVVSTTLEGPLDWSDATLVSGDAVDVVARLKEESEVPLRSHGSLSMNRALMAAGLVDRVQVTLFPVITGQTGLDPIFQGAADFDLELIEHRTLDGRTQELVYRPTLHA
- a CDS encoding RidA family protein translates to MERAAVNPVTWSVDLGFNQGEVVSGHTRTLYISGQTAMSGDGKPQHDGDMAAQLTLSIDNLEAVLGEAGMSLANLVRLNVYTTDVDLLFQHYGGLAARLGAAEVAPTSTMLEVTRLAIPGQMVELEGTAVG
- a CDS encoding Tat pathway signal protein gives rise to the protein MLDDNSCPPARRRRTAAVPAVFAALAALFASLLTLTGVSPAVAADEECAPLALAPFGDPGGAVGKARIAPESSVCYSVTVETPGLYLAPALDGGGNTVTRKILASDGSEVDCYGDAYSTNGMCAVPAAGTYTLKVFNNGWEDKDTSVTVVPLGSSRGCADATGTNWDQPEVTRSTVSPVEVDCQPFEGERGDRVRLTYGSKVYGDSLAWITDATGARICERFPDNDEDSCVLPGDGPYRVISTVSRAENGFPAEFAVKVRRLSDPQGCTAAPARPYGPLEQQDHITNPCFTFTAGSAGPYTVHSVSEDREVGVARVYDEAGLSVCRYEADPCQIKEPGTYTAVLDGTYPFRGTRAGLVVLDRASDAGCVATGTGLHRGELRTVGQYDCLTLDAPQGARIAALTPLSTSGVDTDVEVLDRDGTPQCSSTELSGGNCALTGTAPYRTLVHAEDGGEGATGPYSVALHRTDAASDCPVLPAGSFTAGGAKATLTTGDGLFSHCLSVPADAHTANEVFQLTATSGGAAAKFSVLDSAGKKVCERAAGTDGWTLCPLTPGKAHTVLVTGSDQAATYTLARRDVTSTASSAGCAKAPVAKVGGPSLPGAYGAPGTLNCHQVTTDADTDVVHLDVRDKLGTANIVVFGDDGTAECSFRNRSCAATGSTTHQVLVQTPATLKAAPEYRLDALRIATADGPAPECTKVPSVSYGYGPVTGTLDESHTAVCAVLPTAGFDRFDAEIADTSGAVTTAVPALYNSAWSNGCTTSPSGSRCSVGGSSSAASPSVFVLGLPEKASSTAYSAKLACASTLCGTDKVGVTAVGPDSGATDSKVTLTVTGTALPANATVRLSRSGKTLTATTLSVSADNRTLTAALDLTGADTGTWNVSVLTTCCEYARGTFTVTPRQTGRAAAR
- a CDS encoding GlsB/YeaQ/YmgE family stress response membrane protein, with protein sequence MGIIAWILIGLLAGLIAKALMPGKDPGGIIITMLIGIAGGLLGGWLGKVLFGVDSIDGFFEISTWIAAIVGSIILLALYRVITGNRRRSHA